One segment of Curtobacterium sp. MR_MD2014 DNA contains the following:
- a CDS encoding metal-dependent transcriptional regulator translates to MTDLVDTTEMYLRTILDLEEEGIVPLRARISERLGHSGPTVSQTIARMERDGLVVVSGDRHLELTGEGRSRATHVMRKHRLAERLLADVIGLDWAFVHDEACRWEHVMSEQVEVRLLEMLGNPTESPYGNPIPGLAEIGGPTAGQFLDGVQNIVAATDGTDAVAVGVVRRLGEPVQFEPELLHQLRTAGVMPGRVARVQRAGAYVAVRVDGEDAGIELPTEVAQHVYIERD, encoded by the coding sequence GTGACCGATCTCGTCGACACCACGGAGATGTACCTGCGGACGATCCTCGACCTCGAGGAAGAGGGGATCGTGCCGCTGCGCGCGCGCATCTCCGAGCGTCTCGGACACTCCGGTCCCACCGTCTCCCAGACGATCGCGCGGATGGAGCGCGACGGTCTGGTCGTCGTCTCCGGTGACCGCCACCTCGAGCTCACGGGCGAGGGTCGCTCGCGGGCGACGCACGTGATGCGCAAGCACCGGCTGGCCGAACGGCTCCTCGCCGACGTGATCGGACTCGACTGGGCCTTCGTGCACGACGAGGCCTGCCGCTGGGAGCACGTGATGAGCGAGCAGGTCGAGGTCCGACTGCTCGAGATGCTCGGCAACCCCACGGAGTCGCCCTACGGCAACCCGATCCCCGGGCTCGCCGAGATCGGTGGACCGACGGCGGGGCAGTTCCTCGACGGTGTGCAGAACATCGTCGCGGCGACCGACGGCACGGACGCCGTCGCGGTCGGCGTCGTGCGTCGCCTGGGTGAACCGGTGCAGTTCGAGCCCGAGCTGCTGCACCAGCTGCGCACCGCCGGCGTCATGCCCGGCCGTGTCGCCCGGGTGCAGCGCGCCGGTGCGTACGTCGCGGTCCGGGTGGACGGCGAGGACGCCGGCATCGAGCTGCCGACCGAGGTCGCGCAGCACGTCTACATCGAGCGGGACTGA